The window gagctctgctctgacagtgcgaagcctgcttgggactctctcttttctctctttctgcccctactccaATCACACTTGTGCAtgcgggctctctctctctctctctcaaaataaataaataaacttttaaaaagaaccactgatctatttcCAACATCATACCCAACTATTCCCCATCCCATTTCCATAGACCTCACCCAATCCCTGTTTCTCACTCAATACCCCAGTCATCTGTGACCACCATGGGCCAGTCATCtgcaccgcccccacccccacccccacaaccttTCCCTTCGACCACCCACGCTCCCCACATCACATCTCTGGTCCTAGCGTCCTTCCAACCTGTAGCATCTCGTGCCGGGAGATCTTTCCGTCCCGGTCCAGGTCATAGAGCTGAAATGCGACTGGAAGAGAACGGAGGAGGGAAAAGGTAGGTGGGTCTTCCCCTGGTTGTCTTCCAGCAGGTCACCctagaggaggaggggaggtccTCCATAGGCCCGCTAAGAGAGGGAGGTGCCTGGGGCCTCTCACCGGTGAGGTATACCTAGGGTCTCACTTGGGGAGAGGTGGGTCCCCACAAACTCACAGCGAAGTTTGTTCATTCTGCTGTTGAGGGGTTCAGGTTCCTTGGGGTCTCGAATTCCTGGGTCCTCATCATCGATGGGGCGAAAATGAGCCAGGACTCTGACAAAGCCTGGGAAATCCAGACGCAgattcctggggtgggggagatgcagTGGTCGCTTTggccctccctctgtctccgttagtgcccccccccaacacacacaccaagtTTTTCCCTCCATCTCCGCACCCCCAGCGACGCCTCACCCATCAGGGAAGAAGCTGTCTATAATGCGTTCTCCCAGGGGGTTCACGGCCAGAGCCCCAATCTGCTGCAGATCCATGCGGCTGTCGAGTCAAAGTCGGAGGGGTAGACGGAGGGTTAAAGACAGGAaggggctcagagaggcagaCGTGGCGGGTCCTAAGGCCAGCGCCCCCTCACCTCAGGTAGCCCTTCTTGTTCCTGTCCAGTGCCCGAAACCGGTGGTAGAGGCGGAGCAGACTGGCCTGCGAGACTGCGGGACGGAAGGCGGGTGACGCGGCCGCGGGCGCTCGGGACCCGCCACTGGACCCTCCCCGGGCGGCCCTGGGCCGTGGGCGGGGAACCGGGATTCGCCGGAGGGGACGCTCGCCGGGGACCCGGGGCCGCGCGGCCGGGCTGCAGGGGGCGTGACGACGCCCGGAGCCGTGTCCCCGCGCTCCCGCCGGAGACCCGAGGAGCCGACGCCAGCCGCCTCCCTCCTGTTCCcctctccgccccgccccccacacccctgccggACTCGAGGACACCTGGCCGCCAAGCCCGGGGCCCGGACGCGCCCCAGACCTGGACCCCGGGAGCCCCGGGAGCCCGCGCCTGCGATCCCGGGCGCCCTCCGGGCCCGCCCCATCTCCCCGGACCCCCCGCATCCCCGGGTCGGAGCCCCGCGCCCCGCTCACAGCCGGTCTCCCGCCGGATGCTGTCCGCGTCGGGGATGCGCGCGGCGTGGGAGCCGAGGGAGCCCATGGCTGCGCCTGCTGAGCCGCCCGACCCCGCGTGCTAGCCTCCCGCTCCCGGGCGCGGCCGCCCCCGTGGCCCCAGGGCCGAAGGGCGCAGGCCTGGCGCGGAGCCAGGCTCGGGAACCCCCGCGTGCCTCGCCTCCCACCCGCGACCCGGGCGAACAGAAAACAATGCCCGGGGTGGCGGGGTCAGAGGGGCGGCGCGAACAACGGGGCGTTTCATCCCGAGGTGGTGAGGTCGCCAGGGCCCCGCCTGCCCCACGCCCGCCAGGCCAGCTCTGCGTTCTCACGCCGCGGGACACGCGACGCGAGTCCCCCGGGCAGGGCCCCCACTCACGGCTCCCGGTGAGTAAGGCTGGGGGTCCCGACCTTATCATCCACAGACAGAATCCACGTCCTTCTGGGAAGGGGGCCGagcggtggggaggggagctggaCCCATTTGTCCCAGTCCCAGCTAGGGGCCCCTTCCCTGGGCAGGAGGGCCGGGCAGAAGAGACGTTGAAGGACCCCCGAAGAAGAGTGGAGTGGGAAGGGTCGTGAGCGGATGAGGGGAGCTGGTTTGAGTGGGAAGATCACTGGATGTGGAAGGACTGGATGGGGGCCTCAGCTATGCGGTTAACCCTGGACAAGCCAGTGTGACTGCGTTGCACCTCTTCTGTTCTGTCAACACAGCGTAGTTGTTGATGCTTAATGGAGTCACTGCTTAAAAATCAGGAGATTTAACCAGAAATCCAGTTCCCAGCTTCTGAGAAATCAGAAGTTTAAGAAGCCACAAGGTAAGGGTACAGCCCTTACCTTGGCTGTACCTGGAGCACAGGTCCCATGTGTAATTGGGGCATCTCAGCCTGTCCACTGGGCACAGTCCCCACCTGGCTTGGTTCACGTCCTCATGTATCCCGTGGTGCCCCTGGTAGAAGTTCCAGGCTGGAAGGCCTTGGACCTCGGCCAGCCCTCAAACACCATGGGAATCCACAGTCCAGTGAGGAGGTTACAAACATCACCGTGACCAAGCTTAATGTAATAATCATGGTAACAACAACAAAGGCTCTCTTTTTTCTAGTACTCACCATGAGCCAAGCACTTTGTGAAACACAGTGTACATGATAAGCTCACACTCCTAAAAGCACCTGCTAGACTGCCTGCTTCCCGCTTTTACACAATGGAGGCTGCCAGGGGGGTGGTTATGAACTATTTGTAAATCATGTGTCCTCGGCAGGGCACATATCCCCCCAAAGGGGCAAAAAATCCtattctttttatgtataaaacacaAATGTACATATAGTGCATAAATAGATATATAGTGTatctgtggtattaaaatttcatagcATTAAAATTTCACGATTAGGAAAAATAGTCTAAAAATGCTCCTTAAGTGAGGGCAGTAATGAACAAAAGGTTGAGAAACTCAGCTGTAAAAGAATGGGCCCCACAGGTGTCCAGGTTTAAATCTATCATTATCCCATCTTCCCCCATCATAACCACACATTTACACAAATttccaagaggaaaaaatatataagccaTTTATTATAAGGGTTCAAGTTCATAGCCAccctggagagagagaagctggaaaaATAGTGAATCTCTAGTCAAAGCCTCCGTGCAGAGGCTTGGATCAGCTCAGCCTTGAAAATATTGATCTAAGAAGTGCTTACTTCTCTTTCAGATACCCCAAGGACTGAACAACTGGCCTAAGGAAGGCCTGATTCCCTTCCAGATGTCCCCCAAGGACTTAAGCATTCGGGAAACCACACTGCTCCCTAATGAAGCCCAGCAACCACTCCTGTCCACAGCTGTGAGTGAGGCTGTGAGTGTAGTTCGGGTTGGGTCCTGAACCCAGGAGGGGCTGAGAGTCCTTGGGATCTGCAATAATCGTCTCAGGCCAGTGTGGGATGTTGATCTTGGAAAGAGCTTCTCCAGCCTTAATCTCTGAGTCAGCGCTCCCCTAAGGTAAGTTAGGCCAGAGAGTAATTAACAACTCCCATCCACACACTATCATCACAAGCCTAGAGGAAAACACTATATGCTAGGACCCGTTTGTGCTTCGTGCACATGAGTAGAGTTTAAATCAACTTCACCATATACCTGGCAACATCTTTTGAGGGGGAGCACTTAAAGGGGAGATGgtggggtgcccggctggctcagttggtggagcatgtgactcttgatcttggggttgtgagtttgagccccacgttgggtatagagattacttaaaaaataaaatcttaaaaaaattaaattaaaggagAGATGCTCTGGGGAGAATTTCATCTGCAGAATTGTagggcaaaagcagccatagacttTACTTGAGCAAATAGAcctgtgttctttaaaaaaaaaatttttttttaatgtttattcatttttgagagagagacagagcattagcaggggaggggcagagagagattgggagggagacacagaatctgaagcaggctccaggctctgagctgtcagcacagggtctgatgtgaggcttgaactcatgaacctcaagatcgtgacctgcactgaagtcagacacttaactgactgagccaaccaggcaccctagACCtgtctgtgttctaataaaacttcaCTTATGGACGCTAAAATTTGAAACTCATATAATTTCCTTGGGGCACAAagcattattcttttctttccagccatctaaaaatgtgaaaaccaggcacctgggtggctcagtcccttggaCATCTGACTccagttcagggcatgatctcgtggtttgtgagtttgagccccacatcaggctctctgctgtcagcgcagagcctgctttggagcctctgtctccctctctctcccctgcacctcccctgctcatactgtctctctcaaaaatacataaacattaaaatttttttaataaaacaaaaaacaaaaccaaaaatgtgaAAACTATTCTTAGCTTGTGGGCCATACAGAAACCGGCAGCTGTCTGGGTTTGACCCACAAGGCCATTGTTTGCTAATCCGCTCTAGATTATAATTCTGCATTCTCCACAGATCTGCTTCACTAAAAGACCAATATGCTTTCTCTTCAGAGCTCTCCAGGAAAAGGAGAATTGGGCACAATGACTAGCATAAACAAGAACCCAGTGGGGCGTATTGTCTGGAGGATCTTGAAGCTAATGGATGGCAATGGGAAGAACTGGCTTTAACTCACCAGTACCAAGCCATCATTCTGGCAGACCCTTGGGACAAGTTTGTCCATCTGGGGAGGGAATCTCAGAACTAAAGCCACACTGGTTTTCGGGCGAGAAGGCTAAAGAATCGAGTTTGGGAAGGGGTATGACGTAGTACAATTCTGGAGAGCTTGACATCAGGAGTCATTACAGGATGGTGTAAGAGTAATGTGGCTGAGACAGCAGTGTCTCTCTTGggtatatagaaatgaaaatctaTATTCACAGAAAACCAAAAGAGGGAAACAGCTGATGAGCGGATAAAACATGGTGTATCCACACAATGGTTTAcaactcagcaatgaaaagaaaggaagtatcagtacatgctataacatggatgaacgtTGGAAACAAGCTAAGTGAGAAAAGCTAAACGCAAAGGaccacatgctgtatgattccatttatatgtaacattaagaataggcaaatccaggggcgcctgggtggcgcagtcggttaagcgtccgacttcagccaggtcacgatctcgcggtccgtgagttcgagccccgcgtcaggctctgggctgatggctcagagcctggagcctgtttccgattctgtgtctccctctctctctgcccctcccccgttcatgctctgtctctctctgtcccaaaaataaataaacgttgaaaaaaaaaattaaaaaaaaaaaaaaaagaataggcaaatccatagagaaagtagattggtggttccatgggggggggggggggctgggctgTCCAAGGGGGAGAGGCTAGTGGGAGATGGGGAGTGACCGATAGAGAGTAGAGGACATCTTGTTGGGGTGAgtgatgaaaagttttaaaactgaTGGCAGTGATGGTCTCACAACtctgaataaactaaaaaacactcAATAGTATACTTCACATGGATAGATTATGTAGTATGTGAATTAATACCCCAGTAAagttgctattaaaaaaaaagaattggagtacctgggtggctcagttgattaagtgtcaggctctagacttcagctcaggtcatggtctcactgtttgtgaaATCGATCCCCTTGTCGGACTgtgtgtgctgacagtgaggaaccttctcgggattctccttctccctctctctctgcccttccctcgctcttactgctctctcgctctctgtctcaaaataaataaacttaaaaaaaaaaaagaatttaagagaatGTCCTTCCCCTCAGCCTCTCAGACTGGGaaaggattctgtctctctgtctctctgtctctctcaatttcacacacacgctcacacacacacccctccctaTCTGCCTTTTTGCATCTGTGAAGGGAGAGCCACACAGATTTCTCTTTGTGTCCTACTCAGATGGCCTTAACCTTAACCTGTCCCCAGCTGCTGTGAGTACCAGCTCATAACTCATGATGCCCCCTTTCCTGAAAACTGCCCTTACTCAGAAAAAACCCATGCCTCCTGAgaggttatacacacacacactccagaggCCAAGTTCAGCCATTGGCACACAGCCCCACCACCCCTTTGCCTCAAGGTGGAATTTGCTTTGTGCTGAATTTGTGCTCcagagctgctttttttttttttttttttttgtaggatcAGAAAGAAGCTGGCCTTCAGCTGAGAccacattctccttttttttttttttttttaatgtttatttttgagagagagagacagaacacgagcaggggaggggcagagagagggagacacagaattcaaagcaggctccaggctctgagctgtcagcacagagccctacacaggactCGAACACaccgaccacaagatcatgacctgagtcaaagtcggacacttaacctactgagctgcccaggcgccccagctgagACCATAGTCTTGTCTTGACTTTTATTCTCTGCCCTATTCTGCTTCCCTCACTTTCTTAACGAATCACACAAACAGGAATCCCTGTCTCTGGTTCTGCCTCCGGGGAACGGGGCTAAGACAGGAAACTTATGGAACAGAGAAGTGAGCAGGGCAAGGGGGAGGTAtgactggaggagagagagagacaatggagAGGGTAGATGATGTCTTCAGTCGACAGGCAGATACAGGACGTGGTGTCGCCAGAGCGGGGGCAACTTCCTGCACCTCTGAGCTCAGGCTGTATGGAACCCAGCCGGGAGGTGTGGCTCGGAGCTAGGCTGAGGCCATTCTCCCCGTCTCTCCACTGAACCCCATAGTCTTCGGGCACCCCAAGGGTTGGAGGCAACTGGGGCAACACTGGCATTCCTGGACAATAATGAGGCTTCTCCGGATAGCCCCTGTCCTGCAATCATCCCTAGTGGCAACCAGTGTTGCCCCCTCCTTCACATGAATCACCCAGAGTTGCTtagacacatatatgtatatatacatgggGGTGCCTTGTAAGAGAAAGGAATCTGTCTCAGAAGCCTTTCCCAGCAGACTTCCCCTTAGTTCTCATTTGCTGAGGTTTCAACACATGctcatataaaaacaaacaaacaacaacacagCGACACCCCCAGGAAAGGAAACGTGTGACCTGGCcacacattggaatcacctggtattttttttaatgccagatgCCAGGGGCCCAACCTCAGGCTATTTAAATCAGAGTTCAAGGGTCTAGAGTCAGTGAAAAATTACAGCAAATCTAAAAACTAGTGCTGGGTCATCTCCtatggggaggtggggaggaaggaggtgagcagcaggaaggaaaggaacaagTGGGTGGGGCCAAtgagagggcagggagaagaggccACTGTGTCTCCGGGGTTTAATCAACAATTCCCCCACACAAGCTCTGTTCCTCCTACTGGTTCACGTGAGCAATAGTTACTGCGCAGGCCAGTCCCGGACGAGAGGGTCAGAGCCGAGAACGAAACAAACACGGTCCCAGCCTTGTGCTTTTTCACTTCATGTCACGCCACTGACGTTCGGGCGTGTCGTGGCAGGTCCTTGAAATTCATGGTGTGGGCTGCTGTCGGTACTCACGGTGTGATTATAGCACAGTTGATTCATCCGCTCTCCCCCCGAGGGGCATCCGGATTTCGGGTCTGGAAAGCAATGCTGATAAGAACCACTCTGTCCGTTGTTCAGGAGTTTTTCCTGGGTAGGAGTTTTTCCCGGTGCAGAAAGAGTGAAACCACTCGGTCACAGAACATGTGAATATTTAACCCGAGGAGATACAGCCTGTGTTTCAGTAGACTGTATTCCCTGCACTTCTGTGTATGATTTTATGCTTCCATCACCAATGTATAAGCGGCCCATATATTTATAATCCAAGTGCTCAGGATTTGTGGAATGGcattaaataagtaaagaaaaggaGTATTAGTGTCAGGATCAGAGGAATCTCATGGAAACAGAGAGTAGGCAGCTACCTGGCTCCCTCTGGGGGCAGACCATCCTCcacctctgcttttctctttctgggtaTTCCTGTCTCCTTCTGAAGGTGAGCATCCTCTAAAAGGCTCCCGGTGCCTGTCTGCTCCCTAATTTAGACTTGCCGTTGACTGTGTGTTCCACGGCACCAGCTCTGGCCTGGATCTCACGGTATCTCATAGTTCCAGGGCTTCCCGAACTCTCCTTCCATCAATTCAGATTTTAAGGTGAATAGATCTATTGACGTCGCTGGGGTCAGGCATCCATGCCTGGTCCACTCTGAGGCCAAGGAGTCTTGGTCACTTTGAGGCAAACATGACTTCCTAGGTCCACACCTTTTGCGGGGACTCTAAGAACTATTCCAAAGTAGGAATTACAGGTGAGGCATGCATCCCCAAAGCATTTTTCACGCCAACTTTGCTCTCCCTAAATCAGAAGAGGCCACAGCAGACATACATGGCCACTTGGCCTCATGCAGATAAACTAGCAATTCCTCCCTTGGCACTGGAAGGCATGAAGCAAAGAATTTAGCATACTGTCTCATCCTACCGTGTAATTCTTACATGGTAAGAGTTAAGGCAAACAGACACTCTCATCCAGGACAATAGATCACTTGTAGGCAAGAAATTGAGTTCTTAAGTCAATATGTAATTCAACAAGCAAGTGCAGGGAAAGTTATCCATTAACCACGAAACACGGTATATGTGGCTTTGTATCTACAAACTTGCATGGTAACCAATACATCTAACTGAATAACTTATGTCAGATAATGagatcatgaaagaaaaatcactgtaCACCCTTTGACGGATGCTCTACCTCATCTCCTGACAACAGAATTCAAACTATTAGTTTTCCTCATTTCTGGGTATGTCATTGGAGTCAAAACAGTTAAAACACAGGTCTGATACAAGCAGTGGGTCAAAATCTAAACACTTGTAAACATCTCTGTTCTCACGGAAAGCTCAAGAAAACTACATAAGCCAGGCGGTTTGCATGTTTCAGGCCTTGAGATACTAGGTAATGATGTTATGAAATCCTCACAATTAagcaagacttttaaaaactaagcatCCAATTGAACTGTAGTCTTATGAAGACAAATGCCACTTAAAACTACACGcagataccattttttatttttgagattggaAAAAATCCAAAAGTTGGGTAAACACTGTGGAGACTGTAGAGAAATAGGCATACTCATCCATTACGAGAGGGTGTGTTAATTGGCCTAACCCCTGCAGAGGTCACACGGGCACCATCTATCAACATTATAAATGTGTATACCCTGGCCCAGCAGTTCATCTCCTAAGAATTCATGTTACAGAGACACTTGGGCGCTTGTAAAATGGCATGGAGGTAAGGTTATTTGATGCAGCGTTTTTTTCCAGCAAAACCCTGgaaaccacccaagtgtccatcgggTTAAATAAAGTACCAAGCCATGAAACACAgtgaagctataaaaaaaaaattttaaaattaaaaaaaggaacacttcCTACAAAGTGATATGGACAGGTCGCCAAGATATatcaaatgaaaaaagtaaagcaCAGCACAGTGTGTATCAGTGTGAAAAAACATGCTATCTTTTCTGTAATAAGTTGAGAGAACACAAAAAATTATGTACAGATATGTATTCATATTTGCATAAATACACCTTGAAGATACCTAAGAAACCAATAGAAGTAGTTGCCTGGAAGGTGGGAGGGCACAGTACAACTTGGGTGGGTGGGTCACAGCAGGTGAAAGGGAAATTTCACTTTATACTTTTTCATCTggttaggtttgtttttttttttttttaaatagtgtgtttatttatttatttttaaagtttatttatttattttgagagagaaagaaaacacaagcaggtgagtggcagagagagagagggagaaagaaccccaagcagaccccacactgtcagcatggagcctgacacagggctcaaacccatggacgacgagatcataacctgagctgaaaccaagagttagactcttaaccaactgagccactcaggcgcccctaattttattgactcttttttacttatttatttttgtttttaaatttacattcaagttagttagcatatagtacacaatgatttcaggagtagattccttaatgccccttacccatttaccccaccaccccccacaacctctccagcaaccctctgtttgtcctctatatttatgagcctcttatgttttgtctcctccctgtttttatattatttttgcttcccttcccttatgttgatctattctgtgtcttaaattcctcatatgaatgaagtcatatgatgtttgtctttctctgactaatttcacatagcataataccctctagttccattcacatagttccaaatggcaacatttctttctttttgattgccaagcaatactccattgtatatatataccacatcttctttatccattcatccatcaatggacatttggtctctttccatacttgga is drawn from Leopardus geoffroyi isolate Oge1 chromosome E3, O.geoffroyi_Oge1_pat1.0, whole genome shotgun sequence and contains these coding sequences:
- the CHP2 gene encoding calcineurin B homologous protein 2 isoform X2, translating into MGSLGSHAARIPDADSIRRETGFSQASLLRLYHRFRALDRNKKGYLSRMDLQQIGALAVNPLGERIIDSFFPDGNLRLDFPGFVRVLAHFRPIDDEDPGIRDPKEPEPLNSRMNKLRFAFQLYDLDRDGKISRHEMLQVLRLMVGVQVTEEQLESIADRTVQEADEDGDGAVSFLEFTKSLEKMDIEQKMSIRILK
- the CHP2 gene encoding calcineurin B homologous protein 2 isoform X1 is translated as MGSLGSHAARIPDADSIRRETGFSQASLLRLYHRFRALDRNKKGYLSRMDLQQIGALAVNPLGERIIDSFFPDGNLRLDFPGFVRVLAHFRPIDDEDPGIRDPKEPEPLNSRMNKLRFAFQLYDLDRDGKISRHEMLQVLRLMVGVQVTEEQLESIADRTVQEADEDGDGAVSFLEFTKVTMPSGLGSGCQESLGQMHMGKAVRRRWAEGEG